One part of the Canis lupus familiaris isolate Mischka breed German Shepherd unplaced genomic scaffold, alternate assembly UU_Cfam_GSD_1.0 chrUn_S699H862, whole genome shotgun sequence genome encodes these proteins:
- the LOC119879372 gene encoding LOW QUALITY PROTEIN: olfactory receptor 6K6-like (The sequence of the model RefSeq protein was modified relative to this genomic sequence to represent the inferred CDS: deleted 3 bases in 2 codons) translates to MGPPRVCDETAVRQRSDSKRRAERTTFLEILHHLKIKSPERIVFHSTNSPKSLLRYQYPCRQTGRGEVAVETKECRGGLRQDDNGWRPWGIQTMVNEFLFSVFPTSHQGGLLFFIPPASRLWDSSSTGNLVIVIVVQLDMALHTPMYFFISVLSFLEVGYTTTTIPKMLSSLVNEQKTISLAGCLLQMYFFHSLGITEGCVLTAMAIDRYVAICSPLRYPTIMTPKLCTQLTAGSCLCGFLLVLPEIAWIATLPFCGPNRIQQIFCDFTPVLSLACTDTSLVVIVDAIHAVEIVASFLAIALSYVRIIVVILGMPSAEGRRKAFSTCAAHLAVFLLFFGSVAVMYLRFSATYSVFWDTAIAVSFVILAPFLNPIIYSLRNKDMKDAIRRFFCRRRRAGGVRG, encoded by the exons ATGGGGCCTCCACGTGTATGTGACGAGACGGCAGTGCGACAGCGATCGGACTCCA AGAGGAGAGCAGAACGCACCACTTTTCTTGAGATCCTGCATCATCTAAAGATAAAGTCCCCGGAAAGGATTGTTTTCCACTCTACAAATTCCCCCAAGAGCCTCCTAAGATATCAATATCCTTGCCGACAAACTGGCAGAGGGGAGGTAGCTGTGGAGACCAAGGAATGTCGTGGTGGCCTCAGACAAG ATGACAACGGCTGGAGACCCTGGGGAATCCAGACTATGGTGAATGAGTTCTTGTTCTCTGTGTTCCCGACCTCT CATCAAGGTGGCCTCCTGTTTTTCATCCCCCCTGCTTCTCGCCTATGGGATTCATCATCCACTGGGAACCTGGTGATAGTCATTGTGGTCCAGCTGGACATGGCCCTGCACACTCCCATGTACTTCTTC ATCAGTGTCCTCTCCTTCCTGGAGGTCGGGTACACCACGACCACCATCCCCAAGATGCTCTCCAGCCTGGTCAATGAGCAGAAGACCATCTCTCTGGCCGGCTGCCTCCTGCAGATGTACTTCTTCCACTCCCTGGGCATCACGGAAGGCTGTGTGCTGACAGCAATGGCCATTGACAGGTACGTCGCCATCTGCAGTCCTCTCCGTTACCCGACCATCATGACTCCCAAGCTGTGCACCCAGCTAACAGCTGGGTCCTGCCTCTGTGGCTTCCTCCTTGTGCTCCCTGAGATCGCGTGGATTGCCACCTTGCCTTTCTGTGGCCCCAACCGGATCCAGCAGATCTTCTGTGACTTCACACCTGTGTTGAGCTTGGCCTGCACAGACACATCGCTGGTGGTCATCGTGGACGCTATCCACGCAGTGGAGATCGTGGCCTCCTTCCTGGCCATCGCCCTATCCTACGTCCGGATCATCGTGGTGATTCTGGGGATGCCCTCTGCCGAGGGCCGCCGCAAGGCCTTCTCCACCTGTGCCGCTCACCTTGCTGTGTTCCTGCTCTTCTTCGGCAGTGTGGCTGTCATGTATCTGCGGTTCTCAGCCACCTACTCAGTGTTTTGGGACACAGCAATTGCTGTCAGCTTTGTAATCCTTGCTCCCTTCCTCAACCCCATTATCTACAGCCTGAGAAACAAGGACATGAAAGATGCTATTAGAAGGTTTTTCTGCCGTCGGAGGAGGGCTGGTGGGGTCAGGGGGTAG